A genome region from Anastrepha obliqua isolate idAnaObli1 chromosome 4, idAnaObli1_1.0, whole genome shotgun sequence includes the following:
- the LOC129244291 gene encoding skin secretory protein xP2-like, with translation MVFETRFYNKSDNDRGYYYILKFFLAAFAAVLACASADVSELGYSYQEPVSFVQPQPAPAPVAQPDRTYVPPAPAPAPVYAPAPAPAPAPAPVHFHVPAPAPAPVYAPAPAPAPVHFPAPAPAPVHFHVPTPAPAPVYVSAPAPAPAPVYAPAPAPAPAPVYVPAPAPAPAPAPVHVPAQTYVPAPAPAPAPAPVHVPAQTYVPAPAPAPAPAPVVAPTEEIEYHGADGYRYKTARRRVYRRRY, from the exons ATGGTATTCGAAACACGTTTCTACAATAAGAGTGATAATGACAGAGGATATTATTATATTCTT AAATTCTTCCTTGCCGCCTTCGCCGCTGTCCTGGCTTGCGCCAGCGCTGATGTCTCCGAGCTGGGTTACAGCTACCAGGAACCTGTGTCCTTTGTTCAACCTCAACCTGCCCCCGCTCCAGTAGCTCAGCCTGATCGCACCTATGTGCCACCAGCACCTGCGCCAGCTCCAGTCTATGCACCAGCTCCTGCCCCAGCACCAGCACCAGCTCCAGTTCACTTCCATGTACCGGCTCCAGCACCAGCTCCAGTCTATGCACCAGCTCCTGCCCCAGCACCAGTTCACTTCC CAGCACCTGCACCAGCTCCAGTTCACTTCCATGTACCAACTCCAGCACCAGCTCCAGTTTATGTGTCAGCTCCTGCACCAGCACCAGCTCCAGTCTATGCACCAGCTCCAGCTCCAGCACCAGCTCCAGTTTATGTGCCAGCTCCTGCACCAGCTCCAGCACCGGCCCCAGTTCATGTACCTGCTCAAACCTACGTGCCAGCTCCCGCTCCCGCTCCAGCACCAGCTCCAGTTCATGTACCTGCCCAAACCTACGTGCCAGCTCCTGCTCCAGCTCCAGCACCAGCTCCAGTTGTTGCCCCCACTGAGGAAATCGAATATCACGGAGCTGATGGCTACCGTTACAAGACTGCCCGTCGTCGCGTCTACAGACGtcgttattaa